In the Acropora muricata isolate sample 2 chromosome 10, ASM3666990v1, whole genome shotgun sequence genome, one interval contains:
- the LOC136931332 gene encoding nucleoprotein TPR-like, producing the protein MERKSNLCKSSEVISNSIGKEIVLHVDEVKSIGKESTTEAQRGKTMETSCQTDIEEIFGNQQEEIEDVLENGRQEIENEISEEKQGIGNQMRHDYSEIIEAKDEVIRVLTEEKDFFRNELIGLRKSFDLFTRHVHRDAFMQLAHMREKEVGTKLLQVDVDRCYHHANPVRTDCELVTVLRKQEEILFGAFEREKAAMLLQFEQEKTVLRAGIEEECEEKFALERAYLMHSIEGLKEGLDCLKIQKHELAKIFEGEKNALEISFKNKEAELRQNLKLELQRQLIKAQKPWARTKI; encoded by the coding sequence ATGGAAAGGAAAAGTAATTTGTGTAAATCAAGCGAGGTAATTTCAAATTCCATTGGCAAAGAAATTGTCTTGCATGTTGACGAAGTAAAAAGCATTGGAAAGGAATCCACAACTGAAGCACAAAGAGGCAAAACGATGGAAACTTCATGTCAAACAGATATTGAGGAAATCTTTGGAAACCAGCAAGAAGAGATTGAGGATGTGTTGGAAAATGGGAGACAAGAGATAGAAAACGAAATTAGTGAAGAGAAACAAGGGATTGGAAATCAGATGAGACATGACTACAGCGAGATTATCGAAGCCAAGGACGAAGTTATTCGTGTTCTAACAGAGGAGAAAGATTTCTTCAGGAACGAATTAATTGGTTTGAGAAAATCATTTGATTTGTTTACCAGACACGTACACCGCGATGCATTTATGCAATTAGCTCACATGCGCGAGAAAGAGGTGGGAACAAAGCTCCTTCAAGTGGATGTTGACCGTTGTTATCACCATGCCAACCCCGTGAGAACCGATTGCGAATTGGTGACTGTTTTACGTAAGCAAGAAGAAATTTTATTCGGAGCATTCGAACGAGAGAAAGCTGCAATGCTTCTGCAGTTTGAACAGGAGAAAACTGTTTTGCGGGCAGGCATAGAAGAAGAATGCGAAGAAAAATTTGCATTGGAGCGTGCATATTTGATGCACAGCATCGAAGGACTGAAAGAAGGGCTGGATtgcttgaaaattcaaaaacatgaACTTGCCAAAATATTTGAAGGAGAGAAAAATGCTTTAGAAATCAGTTTTAAGAACAAAGAAGCCGAACTAcgacaaaatttaaaacttgaacTCCAGCGTCAGCTTATTAAGGCACAGAAACCTTGGGCGCggacaaaaatttaa